The proteins below come from a single Benincasa hispida cultivar B227 chromosome 4, ASM972705v1, whole genome shotgun sequence genomic window:
- the LOC120076686 gene encoding ethylene-responsive transcription factor ERF017-like, producing MNNNDPNLSQTSDAGDTKYRGVRRRKWGKWVAEIRLPNSRDRIWLGSYDSPEKAARAFDAALFCLRGPHAKFNFPDQPLPDIVNAHSLTAHQIQELAAKFANEYHQNDVVPPDPPTEEDKCRNSPSSSNTNMDWSFLDAIHNEDPAPDSSSSSNFFPFYNDHFDNILTNDFYQSTNSNDFYDAVSGDDDTFSNQPFLWNF from the coding sequence ATGAACAATAACGATCCCAACCTCTCCCAAACATCCGACGCCGGTGACACCAAGTACAGAGGAGTACGGCGGCGCAAATGGGGTAAATGGGTTGCCGAAATCCGTCTCCCCAATAGCCGAGACCGTATTTGGCTCGGTTCTTACGACTCACCCGAGAAGGCGGCTCGAGCGTTTGACGCTGCTCTTTTCTGCCTCCGTGGACCTCACGCCAAGTTTAACTTCCCTGACCAACCACTGCCCGACATTGTCAACGCTCATTCCCTTACTGCCCATCAGATTCAAGAGTTGGCTGCTAAGTTTGCTAATGAATATCATCAAAACGACGTCGTACCTCCTGATCCACCTACTGAGGAGGACAAATGTAGAAATTCACCTTCCTCTTCCAATACTAATATGGATTGGTCTTTCCTTGATGCCATTCATAACGAAGACCCAGCTCCtgattcttcttcctcttccaatttctttcctttttacaATGACCATTTTGATAATATCTTAACCAATGATTTTTATCAATCCACCAACAGCAACGACTTTTACGACGCCGTTTCGGGTGATGATGACACTTTCTCCAATCAACCCTTTCTTTGGAATTTTTAa